The sequence below is a genomic window from Bremerella alba.
ACTTAGACGTGATGGTAATCACGGTTCCCGGCTTTGCTTGGGAAACAGCCTGAAGAAGTTCAGTTTTTGAGGTAACTTCGATCTCGGCGACTGCAACTGCAGGAGAAACGCACAGAAACAAAAGCGGCAGAACCAAAAGGAGGGGCATAATAAGGCCTGGATTGGAAAAAGTTCACCAAAAGGCACAATGCGTAAAGCATCGTGGATGATTAAGCGTAAGCCAATCAGAAAAGTCCGCCTAGGATTTGTTTAGCCCGCCGCGACCTTTAGAATATAGGCTCGCCCCTGTCGGGGCAAAACCAACACCCGCTGACAAGATTGCGTTCAAGGGAGCAACAAGTAATGAGTGAACACGTAGAAGTTGTGCATCTGAAGGATCTGACCATTGTTCGCATAACCGGCAAGCTAACCGCTGCCGACTACGAACACTTTGTACCTGAAATCGAAAAACAGATTTCGGAATTCGGTAAGCTTCGCCTATTGGTCGAAATGCACAACTTCGAAGGCTGGACCATGGGAGCTCTGTGGGACGACGTCAAGTTTGATGCAAAGCATTGGGGCGACATCAAACGTCTGGCGATCGTTGGTGAATCGAAATGGGAATCGGGCATGGCCGTTTTCTGCAAGCCATTTACTTCCGCAAATGTTAAGTATTTCGACCATACCAAGTTGGAAGAAGCTAAGAAGTGGTTGGTTGAGGAAGAGTAAACGCTTCCGTTTGCTTCCAGCGATATTCACTCTACCTCGTTTCAGGATTTGTCCGCAATGGTGGACGAGGACCGTCGAGACGTTCGTCAATTCGTTGATGAGCTTTACCGCACGGAATCGCGCCGTGTCTATGCAACCTTAGTGCGCCTGCTTAGCGACTTCGATCTTGCAGAAGAAGCTATGCATGAGGCGTTCACGTCAGCGTTGGTGAAATGGCAGGAAGAGGGAATTCCCCAAAACCCCCGTGCGTGGTTAGTATCTACGGGGCGATTTAAGGCTATCGACACGATTCGTCGACGCGTGAGGTTCGACGAATCGTTGGGGGATATCGCGAAACGACTGGACAAAGAACAAGACCAGTTTGCGGCCATTGATGACGAAAATATCGAAGACGATCGACTTCGGCTGATCTTTACCTGTTGTCATCCAGGGATCCCATCCAATACTCAGGTGGCTTTGACGCTACGGGAAGTATGCGGACTTCGTACGGAAGAAATTGCCAGCGCGTTTCTTACCACTCCGCCCACCATCGCTCAGCGGATTGTCCGCGGAAAGCAAAAGATTCGAGACGCAGGCATCCCGTTTGAGATACCGACGATTCCTCATATGCCTCAGCGTTTGGATTCAGTGCTTTCGGTAATCTACCTTGTATTTAACGAAGGGTACTCCGCCTCGTCTGGAGAGACGGCCACGCGACGTGATCTTTCAGAAGAAGCCATTCGGCTGGGGCGGCTCTTAGTCCAACTACTTCCCGACGCCGAAGCAATTGGCCTCTTGGCCCTGATGCTGATCCAGGAATCGCGCCGAACGGCGCGTACTTCAGCTTCAGGCGATATTATTTTGCTGGAAAACCAAGACCGGTCATTGTGGGTTCGGCAGTACATTTCGGAAGGGGTGGAACTCATTCAACAAGCTTTGCTGACTCGTCGATTTGGCTTATACACCATCCAGGCGGCTATTGCCGCCGTTCATGCTGAAGCAAAAACACCTGAAGCAACCGACTGGACGCAAATCATTGCCCTCTATGATGTTCTGTCTAGAATTGATCCGTCGCCAGTCGTTGAATTAAACCGTGCCGTCGCTGTAGCAATGCGTGATGGTCCTGAAGCTGGCTTGACGTTGATCGACGAAATACTCGCCGAAGGGACCTTGTCCGAATACCATCTGGCACATGCCGCGCGAGCTGACCTCTGTCGACGAATGGGCAAGACCAACGATGCCGTGAATGCTTATCGGCGTGCCTTGGAATTGGTGAAGCAGGAACCGGAACGCCGTTTTCTTGAGGGACGGATCAAACAATTGAGTTAGTCTCAATTTCCAATTATTTTTCAGGACCTGTCGATTTCGCACCGGCTGAATCGACCATGGGGTAAAGGAACGAGTCTTACCTCAGTTTTAGGAGAACCTGATGAAGTTCGTCTGCTTGGGATATATCGATGCGTCGATGTGGGAGAGTCTCCCTAAGGAAGAAGCCGAAAAGGCGATGGAAGAGTGTATGGCCTACGACAATGAACTCCGCAAGGGAGGCAATTTCGCAGGCGGCGGGGCGCTCGATGCTCCCCAAAACGGTGTGACACTTCGCCATCAAGCGGGCCAAGTCCGTGTGACGGATGGTCCGTATACCGAAACAAAAGAACAGATCGGGGGGATCCTGCTGTTGGAAGCCCGCGACTTGAATCATGCCATACAGCTGATGACAAAGCATCCTGGAGTTCGCATGGGCCCCTTTGAAATTCGCCCGGCTGACGAAGCTATGAACTTGCAGATTCTGGAAATCTCAGAGCGTTTGGCCAAAGAAACCAACGAAATTTAGGCACATCGGTAGCTGACCTTAGATCCCGTTCTCAATCCCATTGCAAGGACAATATTCATGCACGTTGAACCTCAAGTCGAGCACCGCTGGCTAGAGAATTTGTTGGGTGACTGGACCATCGAAGCAGAAATGGATATGGGCCCTGGCAAGCCAAGGGAAACATCTGTCGGCAAGGAAAGCGTTCGGCTTCTCGGCGAAGTGTGGGTGCTTTGCGATATGGAGAGCGATATGCCTGAGGGCAGCACAGCGCTCTCGCAAATGGCCCTTGGGTACGATCCGCAACAGAAGTCGTTTGTCGGTTCTTTTGTTTCGTCGAGCATGGCCACACTCTGGATTTATGGAGGCGGCACGCTCAACGATGCAGGCAATCAGCTGACGCTAAACACGACTGGGCCTAGTTTTACTGGGGAAGGCATGTCGCAATATCAGGATGTTATTGAGATCGTGGACAAGGACCACCGTATTTTGCATTCCTTCATGCTGGACGAAAACGAAGTCTGGCAAGAGTTCATGACGGCCAAATATACTCGCCAACAATGATTATCTATCCTATTCAAGGGAATCCTTAAAATGGCACTTTCGCCTGTGAAA
It includes:
- a CDS encoding SpoIIAA family protein gives rise to the protein MSEHVEVVHLKDLTIVRITGKLTAADYEHFVPEIEKQISEFGKLRLLVEMHNFEGWTMGALWDDVKFDAKHWGDIKRLAIVGESKWESGMAVFCKPFTSANVKYFDHTKLEEAKKWLVEEE
- a CDS encoding RNA polymerase sigma factor; protein product: MVDEDRRDVRQFVDELYRTESRRVYATLVRLLSDFDLAEEAMHEAFTSALVKWQEEGIPQNPRAWLVSTGRFKAIDTIRRRVRFDESLGDIAKRLDKEQDQFAAIDDENIEDDRLRLIFTCCHPGIPSNTQVALTLREVCGLRTEEIASAFLTTPPTIAQRIVRGKQKIRDAGIPFEIPTIPHMPQRLDSVLSVIYLVFNEGYSASSGETATRRDLSEEAIRLGRLLVQLLPDAEAIGLLALMLIQESRRTARTSASGDIILLENQDRSLWVRQYISEGVELIQQALLTRRFGLYTIQAAIAAVHAEAKTPEATDWTQIIALYDVLSRIDPSPVVELNRAVAVAMRDGPEAGLTLIDEILAEGTLSEYHLAHAARADLCRRMGKTNDAVNAYRRALELVKQEPERRFLEGRIKQLS
- a CDS encoding YciI family protein, whose protein sequence is MKFVCLGYIDASMWESLPKEEAEKAMEECMAYDNELRKGGNFAGGGALDAPQNGVTLRHQAGQVRVTDGPYTETKEQIGGILLLEARDLNHAIQLMTKHPGVRMGPFEIRPADEAMNLQILEISERLAKETNEI
- a CDS encoding DUF1579 domain-containing protein, with translation MHVEPQVEHRWLENLLGDWTIEAEMDMGPGKPRETSVGKESVRLLGEVWVLCDMESDMPEGSTALSQMALGYDPQQKSFVGSFVSSSMATLWIYGGGTLNDAGNQLTLNTTGPSFTGEGMSQYQDVIEIVDKDHRILHSFMLDENEVWQEFMTAKYTRQQ